The Corynebacterium suranareeae genome window below encodes:
- a CDS encoding alpha/beta hydrolase, whose protein sequence is MSNPYEAFLPLSHRTGIQPEHTWWEWASERVHIARKRRKAPVRVIVVHGLGTHSGALWPLVAAIPGADLAAIDLPKTPLYDDWLRLLEAFISSEHDDRPLILIGAGTGGLLCAEAAHRTGLVTHVIATCLLNPSDQPTRRALFRFSPLTRLIQGPLRNRELPMTRVLNFNKISRSPALGKLCAADEHSGGSKITWGFLASFFQHKAKFGTTPVTLMHPEHDSLTPVELSLRTLARIKGPTEVVMLKDCGHFPIEEPGFTTMVETVTKIIKRNSL, encoded by the coding sequence ATGAGTAACCCATACGAGGCCTTCCTACCGCTTTCGCATCGTACAGGTATTCAACCAGAACACACCTGGTGGGAATGGGCATCGGAAAGGGTGCACATTGCAAGGAAGCGTCGAAAAGCGCCCGTCCGCGTCATCGTCGTCCATGGCCTAGGCACGCACAGCGGCGCCCTCTGGCCCCTCGTCGCGGCCATTCCAGGCGCGGACCTCGCCGCGATAGACCTGCCTAAAACCCCGCTTTACGACGACTGGCTGCGCCTTTTGGAAGCCTTCATCTCTTCCGAACACGACGACCGCCCCCTCATCCTCATTGGCGCAGGCACCGGCGGATTACTGTGCGCGGAAGCAGCGCACCGCACCGGACTGGTGACCCACGTGATCGCAACATGCCTGCTTAACCCCTCCGATCAGCCAACGCGCCGGGCACTGTTTAGATTCTCGCCTTTGACCAGACTTATCCAAGGCCCGCTGCGCAACCGCGAACTACCAATGACCCGGGTGCTGAACTTCAACAAAATCAGCCGCAGCCCCGCATTGGGAAAACTGTGCGCAGCCGATGAACACAGCGGAGGATCAAAAATAACCTGGGGATTTTTAGCATCCTTCTTCCAGCACAAAGCAAAATTTGGCACCACTCCGGTCACCCTCATGCACCCCGAACACGACAGCCTCACACCCGTCGAATTAAGCCTGCGCACCCTAGCACGCATCAAAGGACCAACCGAAGTAGTGATGCTCAAAGACTGCGGACATTTCCCCATCGAAGAACCAGGATTTACCACCATGGTTGAAACCGTCACGAAAATCATCAAAAGAAATAGTTTGTAG
- the sucC gene encoding ADP-forming succinate--CoA ligase subunit beta, whose amino-acid sequence MDLFEYQARDLFEAHGVPVLRGIVASTPETARKAAEEIGGLTVVKAQVKVGGRGKAGGVRVAPTSAQAFEAANAILGMDIKGHAVNQVMVAQGADIAEEYYFSILLDRANRSYLAMCSVEGGMEIEILAKEKPEALAKVEVDPLTGIDEAKAREIVSEAGFEADVAEKVIPVLMKIWQVYYEEEATLVEVNPLVLTDDGDVIALDGKITLDDNADFRHENRGALAESAGGLDILELKAKKNDLNYVKLDGSVGIIGNGAGLVMSTLDIVAAAGERHGGQRPANFLDIGGGASAESMAAGLDVILGDSQVRSVFVNVFGGITACDVVAKGIVGALDVLGDQATKPLVVRLDGNNVVEGRRILAEYDHPLVTVVDGMDAAADYAAHLANLSQHGQFATAN is encoded by the coding sequence GTGGATCTTTTTGAATACCAAGCTCGAGATCTCTTTGAAGCCCATGGTGTGCCAGTGCTGCGGGGCATTGTGGCATCAACACCTGAGACTGCGAGGAAGGCGGCGGAGGAAATAGGGGGACTGACCGTCGTCAAGGCTCAAGTTAAGGTGGGCGGACGCGGAAAGGCGGGCGGCGTCCGAGTGGCACCTACGTCGGCTCAGGCTTTTGAAGCGGCGAATGCGATTTTGGGCATGGATATTAAAGGTCATGCTGTTAATCAGGTGATGGTGGCGCAGGGCGCTGATATCGCAGAGGAATATTATTTCTCCATTTTGTTGGATCGCGCGAATCGTTCGTATCTGGCCATGTGCTCTGTCGAGGGTGGCATGGAAATTGAAATTTTGGCTAAGGAAAAGCCTGAAGCCTTGGCCAAGGTAGAGGTAGATCCGCTAACCGGAATTGATGAGGCAAAAGCTCGAGAGATTGTTTCAGAAGCCGGTTTTGAAGCTGACGTGGCGGAGAAAGTTATTCCGGTGCTGATGAAGATTTGGCAGGTGTACTACGAAGAGGAAGCAACACTTGTTGAAGTAAATCCATTGGTGCTCACGGATGACGGTGATGTGATCGCTTTGGATGGAAAAATTACGTTGGATGACAACGCTGATTTCCGCCATGAAAACCGTGGGGCACTGGCGGAATCGGCTGGCGGTTTGGACATTTTGGAGTTGAAAGCCAAGAAGAATGATCTGAACTATGTGAAATTGGATGGTTCGGTTGGAATCATCGGCAACGGTGCGGGGCTCGTGATGTCCACGCTAGATATTGTTGCAGCAGCTGGTGAGCGTCACGGCGGACAACGTCCCGCGAACTTCCTTGATATTGGTGGTGGCGCTTCAGCTGAATCCATGGCAGCTGGTTTGGATGTAATCCTTGGTGATAGCCAGGTACGCAGCGTATTTGTGAATGTTTTTGGTGGCATCACAGCATGCGATGTTGTGGCAAAGGGCATCGTCGGGGCATTGGATGTTCTTGGCGATCAAGCTACCAAGCCCCTGGTGGTTCGCCTGGATGGAAACAACGTGGTGGAGGGCCGTCGAATCCTGGCGGAATATGATCACCCACTGGTCACAGTTGTTGATGGCATGGATGCCGCGGCTGACTATGCGGCGCATTTGGCCAATCTTTCCCAGCACGGTCAATTTGCAACCGCGAACTAA
- the sucD gene encoding succinate--CoA ligase subunit alpha, producing the protein MSIFLNSDSRIIIQGITGSEGSEHARRILASGAKLVGGTNPRKAGQTVRINDTDLPVFGTVQEAMAATGANVTVIFVPPAFAKSAIIEAIDAHIPLCVIITEGIPVRDASEAWAYAKKVGHTRIIGPNCPGIITPGESLAGITPANIAGSGPIGLISKSGTLTYQMMYELSDIGISTAIGIGGDPIIGTTHIDALEAFEADPETKAIVMIGEIGGDAEERAADFISKHVTKPVVGYVAGFTAPEGKTMGHAGAIVTGSEGTAAAKKQALEAVGVRVGTTPSETAKLMREVVAAL; encoded by the coding sequence ATGTCTATTTTCCTCAATTCTGACTCACGCATCATCATCCAAGGCATTACAGGATCGGAAGGTTCAGAGCATGCGCGACGAATCCTAGCTTCTGGTGCGAAGTTGGTTGGTGGCACCAACCCGCGCAAAGCTGGACAAACTGTGAGAATCAATGACACCGATCTGCCTGTCTTTGGCACCGTCCAGGAAGCCATGGCGGCAACCGGTGCAAATGTCACGGTGATTTTCGTTCCTCCGGCGTTTGCTAAATCCGCGATCATTGAAGCGATCGACGCCCACATCCCACTGTGTGTGATCATCACCGAAGGAATCCCTGTCCGCGATGCATCCGAAGCGTGGGCCTATGCCAAGAAAGTGGGGCACACCCGCATCATTGGCCCGAATTGCCCAGGCATTATCACCCCAGGTGAATCACTCGCAGGAATCACACCAGCCAATATCGCAGGTTCAGGCCCCATTGGCTTGATCTCTAAGTCGGGAACGCTGACATATCAGATGATGTATGAGCTGTCGGATATCGGCATTTCCACAGCCATCGGCATCGGTGGCGACCCAATCATTGGAACAACGCACATTGACGCGCTGGAGGCTTTTGAGGCCGACCCTGAGACCAAAGCAATCGTGATGATCGGCGAGATTGGTGGCGACGCGGAGGAGCGCGCAGCAGATTTCATTTCAAAGCACGTAACCAAACCTGTGGTGGGCTATGTGGCAGGCTTTACAGCTCCCGAAGGAAAAACAATGGGCCATGCCGGCGCTATCGTAACGGGTTCAGAAGGAACAGCTGCCGCGAAGAAACAAGCATTGGAAGCCGTGGGGGTAAGGGTAGGGACAACCCCAAGCGAAACTGCGAAGCTGATGCGTGAGGTTGTTGCTGCTTTGTAG
- a CDS encoding class C sortase — translation MTVLEKEASQGPKHRLQKQPRTRKQKQRLLSNIVLQFLAMVGIGLLLYPDAADWVNSLSHNAEISGYVKQVENTSPEERQHKLDVAYTYNDQLDPGPLTDPYLSEAEDAALGSDLYKAYEEMLRLNGTDAIGTVNYPGVDISLPIYHGTTNEVISKGAGHMYGTSLPIGGPSTRAVMTAHSGLPHAKLFTGLHKAEVGDTFWISVLGEDHYYQVRELETVLPNETDSLTIIDGEDWVTLFTCTPVGVNSHRLLVHAERIPAPENSGDQIIGGDGITAGFPWWLLIFIAGSALVAFVLFKPAKKKKKDTPKEVL, via the coding sequence GTGACTGTACTTGAAAAGGAAGCCAGTCAAGGGCCTAAACACCGTCTACAAAAACAGCCCCGAACCCGTAAACAGAAGCAGCGTCTTTTAAGCAATATTGTGCTGCAATTTTTAGCCATGGTTGGTATTGGTTTGTTGTTGTACCCCGATGCGGCGGACTGGGTGAATTCGCTGAGCCACAATGCGGAGATTTCTGGCTACGTAAAGCAGGTGGAAAATACCTCACCCGAGGAACGCCAACACAAATTAGATGTGGCCTATACCTATAATGATCAGCTTGATCCAGGTCCCTTGACGGATCCTTATCTTTCAGAAGCTGAAGATGCTGCCTTGGGGAGTGATCTTTACAAAGCCTATGAGGAGATGCTGCGACTAAACGGCACGGATGCCATCGGAACCGTGAACTATCCGGGGGTGGATATATCGTTGCCGATTTATCACGGCACCACCAATGAGGTGATCAGTAAAGGTGCAGGCCACATGTATGGAACTTCGCTGCCAATTGGTGGCCCATCCACCCGTGCGGTGATGACCGCTCATAGCGGTTTGCCCCACGCCAAGCTTTTTACCGGCCTCCACAAAGCTGAAGTGGGGGATACCTTCTGGATTTCCGTGTTGGGTGAAGATCACTACTACCAAGTCCGCGAACTTGAAACAGTCCTGCCCAATGAGACGGATTCTTTGACCATCATTGACGGCGAGGATTGGGTGACGTTATTTACCTGCACGCCGGTCGGTGTGAATAGCCACCGCTTGCTCGTTCACGCAGAAAGAATCCCTGCTCCTGAAAATTCGGGTGATCAAATCATCGGTGGTGACGGCATTACCGCAGGTTTCCCCTGGTGGCTGCTCATCTTTATCGCAGGTTCCGCGTTGGTTGCGTTTGTGTTGTTTAAGCCGGCGAAGAAAAAGAAAAAGGACACACCAAAAGAGGTTTTGTAA
- a CDS encoding DsbA family oxidoreductase, whose product MAVSKMKIEVWSDIVCPFCYIGKKRLDDALSRFDQAGRIEVEYKSFELAPGLETHPLRSTTEHLAEVKGMSIEQARQMNSQVQAMAQATGLEMNPEDTIAANTINAHRLTHIAKAHGKQQEAAQHLFKAHFVDGKNIDDIDVLVEIAAEEGLDANATREALESDAYTNDVQQDIFEARQLGVQGVPFFVFDRKYAINGAQQPEVFTGTIEKAYEEWAADNPSSPFEVIDGQSCSIDGTCN is encoded by the coding sequence ATGGCTGTTTCAAAAATGAAAATCGAAGTGTGGAGCGACATCGTGTGCCCCTTCTGCTACATCGGCAAGAAACGCCTCGATGACGCTCTCAGCAGATTTGACCAGGCCGGACGCATCGAAGTGGAATACAAAAGCTTTGAACTTGCTCCAGGCCTAGAAACACATCCATTGCGCTCAACCACCGAGCATCTCGCTGAGGTCAAAGGCATGAGCATCGAGCAAGCCCGCCAAATGAACTCCCAAGTCCAAGCAATGGCGCAAGCCACCGGCCTTGAGATGAACCCTGAAGACACCATCGCAGCCAACACCATCAACGCTCACCGCCTCACCCACATTGCAAAAGCACACGGAAAACAACAAGAAGCGGCACAGCACCTTTTCAAAGCCCACTTCGTTGACGGCAAAAACATCGATGACATTGATGTCTTGGTCGAGATTGCTGCAGAGGAAGGCCTAGATGCCAATGCCACCCGCGAAGCACTCGAATCCGACGCCTACACCAACGACGTCCAACAAGACATCTTCGAAGCCCGCCAACTCGGTGTCCAAGGCGTCCCCTTCTTCGTCTTCGACCGCAAATACGCCATCAACGGCGCGCAACAACCAGAAGTGTTCACCGGCACCATCGAAAAGGCCTACGAAGAGTGGGCAGCCGACAACCCATCCAGCCCATTTGAAGTCATCGACGGCCAAAGCTGCTCAATCGACGGCACCTGCAACTAA
- a CDS encoding SpaH/EbpB family LPXTG-anchored major pilin: MSVRRLFPIAMVFVLAVVSAVFAVPAHADDADYAIEIHKFESPHGLSFAANGLPQDTNGLTPVAGATFKATVVSGFDPLTNEGQRAIAQLSVDEALESIKGKSPQATVKTNSFGDGSLSPLSAGLYLVQETDIQPGFVGSAPFLVALPLTNPATQNSSLSTVHVYPKDALAGITLDVRDDHVVKRGDTIFWTSHSSIPMLADIDGYQIVHTIAPQLRPNGKVTVGFDCSDCPALEQDVDYTVVFDDQSNSYTINFLDKGLRKLEGVVEKHPTAQVEVELSTEVLRAGIHENTVELYPSKEAIKNRRGVADTAETKGGPLTIVVHEVDNPAERIADTGVRLFLSEQDARAGINPVEIDGVSEWFTGPDGRVVIDGLRFSGFANGLDIPENSEKFRRYWVVPTKIPDGWFLVNDRPQFGHVYSTDEPEEVVYLVQRAPDKIEEGLIDKIIVGIIPFIPFLGFAGGSSGGSSDSSGSNGSSDSSEASQPSQDGQSTEGVAAQQPGTSGKQSLAETGVQITGIVLLGLVLIGIGFVLVTRRKVQDNQ, from the coding sequence ATGTCTGTGAGAAGACTCTTTCCTATCGCTATGGTTTTTGTCTTGGCTGTTGTTTCAGCGGTTTTTGCTGTTCCGGCGCACGCAGATGACGCAGATTATGCCATCGAAATCCATAAGTTTGAATCTCCGCATGGATTGTCCTTTGCAGCTAATGGGTTGCCGCAAGATACCAACGGATTAACCCCTGTTGCAGGTGCAACGTTTAAAGCCACTGTGGTGTCAGGGTTTGATCCTTTGACAAATGAGGGACAGCGCGCGATTGCGCAGCTTAGTGTTGATGAAGCACTCGAATCGATCAAAGGGAAAAGCCCACAGGCAACTGTAAAAACTAATTCTTTTGGTGATGGCTCATTATCACCGCTCAGTGCTGGGTTATACCTTGTTCAGGAAACAGATATTCAGCCAGGATTTGTAGGTAGTGCTCCCTTTTTGGTGGCCTTGCCGTTAACTAATCCGGCAACCCAAAATTCTTCTTTATCTACTGTGCACGTGTATCCCAAAGATGCCCTGGCCGGTATTACTTTGGATGTTCGGGATGACCATGTTGTAAAACGTGGTGACACCATCTTTTGGACTTCCCATTCAAGTATCCCGATGCTTGCAGATATTGATGGCTATCAGATTGTGCACACTATCGCCCCGCAGCTGCGGCCAAATGGAAAAGTCACGGTTGGTTTTGATTGCTCTGATTGCCCAGCACTTGAGCAAGACGTGGATTACACCGTGGTGTTTGATGATCAAAGCAATTCCTACACGATAAATTTCTTGGATAAAGGGTTGCGAAAGTTAGAGGGAGTCGTCGAAAAGCATCCCACCGCACAAGTGGAAGTTGAGCTGAGCACTGAAGTGCTCCGCGCTGGGATACATGAAAACACCGTTGAGTTGTATCCCAGCAAGGAAGCAATTAAGAATCGTCGCGGTGTTGCTGATACGGCAGAGACCAAGGGTGGGCCCTTGACGATTGTGGTGCATGAAGTAGACAATCCTGCTGAGCGCATCGCTGATACCGGTGTGCGTCTGTTCCTCAGTGAGCAAGACGCGCGTGCGGGGATAAATCCTGTGGAAATTGATGGTGTTTCTGAGTGGTTTACCGGACCAGATGGTCGTGTTGTTATTGATGGCTTGAGGTTTTCTGGCTTCGCGAATGGTTTGGATATTCCGGAGAACTCCGAAAAATTCCGCCGCTATTGGGTTGTGCCGACAAAAATTCCAGACGGTTGGTTTTTAGTTAATGACCGTCCACAATTCGGACACGTTTACAGCACTGACGAACCTGAAGAGGTTGTTTATTTGGTGCAGCGTGCGCCAGATAAAATTGAAGAGGGATTAATCGACAAGATTATTGTTGGAATCATCCCGTTTATCCCATTTCTAGGCTTTGCAGGGGGATCAAGCGGAGGATCCAGCGACAGCAGCGGATCTAACGGATCCAGCGATAGCAGCGAAGCCAGCCAACCCAGCCAAGACGGCCAATCCACCGAAGGAGTAGCCGCACAGCAACCGGGGACAAGCGGTAAACAGTCCCTTGCAGAAACTGGTGTGCAAATTACAGGAATCGTACTCCTTGGATTGGTGCTTATTGGGATTGGATTCGTGTTGGTCACGCGTCGAAAAGTGCAGGATAACCAGTGA
- a CDS encoding class C sortase, with the protein MVQQLDTVPKGTPLSGLKKRSKGKFTVSLCLQLVAMLGLAVLLYPDAADWFATRNHNAEVSGYARQVEQMPAQSKMDALSSAREYNTHIPQGVLRDPFAATSLDDAFSRDDSYQSYLGELSVEDSDTIGEVVYADLGISLPIYHGTTDDVLSKGVGHLYGSSLPVGGASTHSVMTSHSGLVHASLFTKLLDAQIDDVFYVSVMGEQLYYQVRSIEEVLPEQTSSLKIVDGEDWITLLTCSPIGINSHRFLVHAQRIPTPPQNTETVIAGDGVLAGFPWWAVQFLAGSAFVGWLIFRPVKKQPKHALKRRYSKRAEK; encoded by the coding sequence ATGGTTCAACAATTAGATACCGTGCCTAAAGGCACCCCTTTGTCTGGACTAAAAAAGCGCAGCAAAGGAAAATTCACGGTTTCTTTATGTTTGCAGCTTGTTGCAATGCTCGGGTTGGCGGTGTTGTTGTACCCGGATGCTGCAGATTGGTTTGCCACGCGTAACCATAATGCGGAAGTGTCTGGTTATGCCCGCCAAGTTGAGCAGATGCCCGCGCAATCCAAGATGGATGCATTGAGCAGTGCCAGGGAGTACAACACTCATATTCCTCAAGGTGTGTTGCGGGATCCTTTTGCCGCTACTTCTTTAGATGATGCTTTTTCACGCGATGATAGTTACCAGTCTTATCTTGGGGAACTAAGCGTGGAGGATAGCGACACCATCGGTGAGGTGGTGTATGCGGATCTTGGTATTTCGCTTCCTATTTATCATGGCACGACGGATGATGTCCTTTCCAAGGGCGTTGGACACCTCTACGGAAGTTCGCTTCCGGTCGGGGGTGCCTCAACGCACTCGGTGATGACAAGTCATTCAGGTTTGGTCCATGCCTCACTTTTTACGAAGCTTCTCGACGCCCAGATCGATGATGTGTTTTATGTATCGGTGATGGGGGAACAACTGTATTACCAGGTGCGGTCAATTGAAGAGGTGTTGCCGGAGCAAACCTCATCGTTGAAGATCGTCGATGGCGAGGATTGGATAACCCTGCTTACGTGTTCACCCATTGGTATTAATAGTCATCGATTTTTAGTTCATGCACAAAGAATTCCCACACCACCACAAAACACAGAAACTGTTATCGCTGGTGATGGAGTTCTGGCTGGTTTTCCGTGGTGGGCTGTGCAGTTTCTTGCGGGCTCCGCATTTGTTGGCTGGTTAATCTTCCGGCCTGTGAAGAAGCAACCTAAACATGCGCTTAAGCGCCGATACTCAAAAAGGGCGGAGAAATAA
- a CDS encoding GNAT family N-acetyltransferase, with product MSENQNIEIVHNEGQKRFVLNVDGTPAGFASYLDGPDFRNFNHTVIKPEFRGQGLSAPLIKFALDDARENGIRIHDACSAVAGFIKKNPEYKDLKN from the coding sequence ATGAGCGAGAACCAGAACATTGAAATTGTCCATAATGAAGGGCAGAAGCGCTTTGTTCTCAACGTAGACGGCACTCCCGCAGGGTTTGCAAGCTACTTGGATGGACCTGATTTCCGAAACTTTAACCACACTGTCATCAAGCCTGAATTCCGCGGACAAGGGCTTTCTGCACCCCTGATTAAGTTTGCTTTAGATGATGCCCGTGAAAACGGCATCCGCATCCATGATGCGTGCTCTGCCGTGGCGGGTTTTATTAAGAAGAACCCTGAGTATAAGGATTTAAAAAACTAG
- a CDS encoding SpaH/EbpB family LPXTG-anchored major pilin, which yields MTTSKTRKFFLKAGALLAAASLAFTASPAMAQEDPAVNAMPETSNIIITKVEQGAAAGVESNGTEQDPAGDRIEGVEFEAYSVPLEKTAGTEEWQQEIAGFDLEAAKTKIGNDPTPVAGPTKTDSNGVVEFKDLARGLYLIRETNTPAGVVAANDFLVAVPQTNPEGTAWLSNIYVYPKNDVVSATKTVENADDFVTGNVVTWTINADNPQVRNHLDGKFEPITKFEIRDTLIDAELSTTEADVNVTAPAGLVKGTDYKVTVAPAAEGETLVTITFEESGRVKLAAALPDADQVVVTLDTVVHKSGVIDNTAVIDHGGDSVYNTDEGGKPEIRYGDITVIKKDEKGTLLPGAEFRVYLTEESAKAKGDGYLTTESNTNGLWITGENGEVKIAGLRDSNFANGKTTDEEQKYWLVETKAPAGHQLLAQPVSFTVNGEDLTLTLDVTNASNSGNGFQLPLTGGTGTAMLTILGIAILGLVLFFARMRRNNESA from the coding sequence ATGACTACCTCAAAGACGAGGAAATTCTTCCTCAAAGCAGGCGCCTTGCTTGCTGCTGCTTCCCTTGCTTTCACTGCAAGCCCAGCGATGGCTCAGGAAGACCCTGCTGTAAATGCAATGCCTGAGACCTCCAACATCATCATCACCAAAGTTGAACAAGGTGCTGCTGCTGGTGTTGAGTCCAACGGCACGGAACAAGATCCTGCTGGTGATCGCATCGAAGGCGTGGAATTTGAAGCCTACTCAGTTCCTTTGGAAAAAACCGCTGGCACTGAAGAGTGGCAACAGGAAATTGCAGGCTTTGATCTAGAAGCCGCAAAGACCAAAATTGGAAACGATCCAACTCCTGTTGCTGGACCTACCAAAACTGATTCAAATGGTGTTGTTGAGTTCAAAGATCTTGCTCGGGGCCTCTACCTGATCCGTGAGACCAACACCCCTGCTGGTGTTGTTGCTGCAAATGACTTCTTGGTTGCTGTGCCACAGACCAACCCAGAAGGTACTGCTTGGTTGAGCAATATTTACGTCTACCCCAAGAACGATGTTGTCTCTGCTACCAAGACTGTTGAAAACGCAGATGATTTTGTCACTGGCAATGTTGTTACCTGGACAATTAATGCGGACAACCCTCAGGTTCGCAACCACCTAGACGGTAAATTCGAGCCAATCACCAAGTTCGAGATCCGCGATACGCTTATCGACGCTGAGCTCTCCACCACCGAAGCAGACGTTAACGTCACTGCCCCTGCTGGTCTGGTTAAAGGCACTGACTACAAGGTAACTGTTGCTCCTGCTGCCGAAGGTGAAACCCTCGTTACCATCACTTTTGAGGAATCAGGTCGCGTAAAGCTTGCTGCTGCTTTGCCAGATGCTGATCAAGTTGTTGTCACCCTTGACACTGTCGTTCACAAGTCTGGTGTTATTGATAACACCGCAGTCATCGATCACGGTGGCGATTCTGTCTATAACACCGACGAGGGTGGAAAGCCTGAAATCCGTTACGGTGACATCACTGTTATCAAGAAGGATGAGAAGGGCACCCTTCTTCCAGGCGCTGAGTTCCGCGTGTACCTGACCGAAGAATCAGCTAAAGCGAAGGGTGACGGCTACCTCACCACTGAAAGCAACACAAACGGATTGTGGATCACCGGTGAAAACGGTGAGGTAAAGATTGCAGGACTGCGTGACAGCAACTTTGCCAACGGTAAAACCACAGATGAAGAGCAGAAGTACTGGCTTGTAGAGACCAAGGCTCCTGCTGGACACCAGCTGCTTGCTCAGCCTGTCTCATTCACCGTTAATGGCGAGGATCTCACCCTGACTTTGGATGTCACCAACGCATCCAACTCTGGTAACGGTTTCCAGCTGCCACTGACTGGTGGTACCGGTACTGCGATGCTGACCATCTTGGGTATTGCAATTCTTGGACTGGTTTTGTTCTTCGCACGTATGCGTCGTAACAACGAGTCTGCATAA